A genomic region of Acipenser ruthenus chromosome 9, fAciRut3.2 maternal haplotype, whole genome shotgun sequence contains the following coding sequences:
- the LOC117407520 gene encoding tumor necrosis factor receptor superfamily member 19-like, which produces MFKLVLIWTCLVIGEAGEENGCREQEFRDRNRNCIACRQCGPGQELSKECGFGYGEDARCAPCRPNRFKEDSGLQKCKPCLDCALVNRFQKANCTATSNAMCGDCLPGFYRKTKLSGFQDMECIPCGDPPPPYELLCLGSNRVNLVKIPSTVSSPRDTALAAVICSALTTVLLALLILCIIYCKRQLIDKKPSWSVRSQEAPCNGAELLCFDRHRMNTCAHRTCCHCHPDAAQTCGPVHLIPSLCCDETCSLEHNSEGCPFHSQNTLDQGNMDPVEAWPLMRHSASSESLSLCQSSLGSGAEGVGPPEQPAPSESTEPHPAHPESREGCGASRSTESSANETSHQPCTQH; this is translated from the exons ATGTTCAAGCTGGTGCTCATCTGGACTTGCCTG GTGATCggggaggcaggggaagagaACGGCTGCAGAGAGCAGGAGTTCCGAGACCGGAATAGGAACTGCATTGCCTGCAGACAGTGTGGCCCGGGACAGGAGCTTTCAAAG GAATGTGGCTTTGGCTATGGGGAAGATGCCCGGTGCGCCCCCTGCAGGCCCAACAGGTTCAAGGAGGACTCGGGGCTGCAGAAGTGTAAGCCCTGCCTGGACTGTGCCCTGGTCAACCGGTTCCAGAAAGCCAACTGCACGGCCACCAGCAACGCCATGTGTGGAGACTGCCTGCCTGG ATTTTACAGAAAGACCAAACTGAGTGGATTCCAAGACATGGAGTGTATTCCATGTGGAGACCCGCCCCCTCCCTACGAGCTGCTCT GTTTAGGCAGTAACCGGGTGAACCTGGTGAAGATCCCGTCCACAGTGTCCAGCCCGCGGGACACGGCCCTGGCTGCAGTGATCTGCAGTGCGCTGACCACCGTTCTCCTGGCTCTGCTCATCCTCTGCATCATCTACTGCAAGAGGCAGCTCATTGACAAGAAGCCCAGCT GGTCTGTGAGATCTCAGGAAGCGCCATGCAATGGTGCCGAGCTCTTGTGTTTCGACAGACACAGGATGAACACGTGCGCTCACAGAACATGCTGCCACTGCCACCCCGACGCGGCCCAGACTTGTG GTCCGGTTCATCTGATCCCTTCCCTGTGCTGTGATGAGACGTGCAGCTTGGAGCACAACAGTGAGGGCTGTCCTTTTCACTCCCAGAACACATTGGATCAAGG AAACATGGATCCTGTGGAGGCGTGGCCTCTTATGCGACACTCTGCCAGCAGCGAGAGTCTCTCCCTTTGCCAGTCCAGCCTTGGAAGTGGGGCGGAGGGGGTGGGGCCACCAGAACAGCCGGCCCCCTCAGAATCCACCGAGCCCCACCCTGCACATCCTGAATCAAGAGAAGGCTGTGGAGCGAGCAGGAGCACAGAGAGCTCAGCGAACGAGACTTCACACCAGCCTTGCACGCAGCATTAG